One genomic region from Cardiobacteriaceae bacterium TAE3-ERU3 encodes:
- the dcd gene encoding dCTP deaminase translates to MSIKNDRWIREMAEQHGMIEPFAPQLISRTESGERIVSYGTSSYGYDVRCAPEFKVFTNINSAIVDPKAFDPSGFVDIESDVCIIPPNSFALARTVEYFRIPRDVLTICLGKSTYARCGIIVNVTPLEPEWEGHVTLEFSNTTTLPAKIYANEGVAQMLFLQSDEACETSYKDRAGKYQGQRGVTLPRT, encoded by the coding sequence ATGAGCATTAAAAACGACCGCTGGATCCGTGAAATGGCTGAACAACACGGCATGATTGAACCATTTGCGCCACAGCTAATCAGCCGAACAGAAAGTGGCGAACGCATCGTTTCTTACGGCACTTCCAGCTATGGCTACGACGTACGTTGTGCGCCTGAATTTAAAGTATTTACCAACATCAATTCAGCCATCGTTGACCCAAAAGCATTTGACCCAAGCGGCTTTGTTGATATCGAAAGCGACGTCTGCATCATCCCACCTAACTCATTTGCCCTCGCTCGTACCGTCGAATACTTCCGCATCCCACGCGACGTTCTGACCATCTGCTTGGGTAAATCGACCTATGCGCGTTGCGGCATTATCGTTAACGTCACTCCGCTTGAGCCGGAATGGGAAGGCCACGTCACCCTAGAATTTTCCAACACCACAACCCTACCGGCCAAAATATACGCCAACGAAGGCGTCGCGCAAATGCTGTTCCTGCAATCAGACGAAGCATGCGAAACCTCTTACAAAGACCGTGCAGGCAAGTATCAAGGCCAGCGTGGCGTCACCCTACCGCGGACATAA
- a CDS encoding DUF1851 domain-containing protein: MVITQAGQPTSSMPVSQETIDKWTGILPNRLLYFWRELGWCSFRNGLLWLVNPDDYDAMVETWFEGCRCAELDTFHCYARTAFGELLLYGQHSRQFIDVMPQQQSLWADEKKILKRQSEEDADISVGTRLCGDDERYDFRNYDGKPLFLQALAKLGELKPDEMYAFEPFLVTLPDEKITVDSLAKVRMDVQLDILRQFGGQPQLMNELFPSIS; this comes from the coding sequence ATGGTTATTACACAAGCGGGGCAACCAACTTCCTCTATGCCGGTCAGTCAGGAAACCATCGACAAATGGACAGGTATTTTACCCAACCGCCTGCTGTATTTTTGGCGGGAACTGGGTTGGTGCAGTTTCCGTAATGGTCTGCTGTGGCTGGTTAACCCTGACGATTATGATGCCATGGTCGAGACATGGTTCGAAGGCTGTAGATGCGCTGAACTGGATACCTTCCACTGCTATGCACGTACTGCTTTCGGTGAGTTACTGCTCTATGGTCAGCACAGCCGACAATTCATTGACGTCATGCCCCAGCAGCAATCACTATGGGCAGACGAGAAAAAAATTCTCAAGCGACAAAGCGAAGAGGATGCTGATATTTCCGTTGGTACCAGATTATGTGGCGATGACGAGCGATACGACTTTAGAAATTATGATGGGAAACCATTATTTCTTCAAGCATTGGCAAAACTTGGTGAGCTAAAACCAGATGAAATGTATGCCTTTGAACCATTTTTGGTCACGTTGCCTGATGAAAAAATAACTGTCGATTCTCTTGCCAAAGTCCGTATGGACGTTCAGCTTGATATTCTGCGCCAGTTTGGCGGGCAACCGCAGTTAATGAACGAATTATTTCCGAGCATTTCTTGA
- the msrAB gene encoding bifunctional peptide-methionine (S)-S-oxide reductase MsrA/peptide-methionine (R)-S-oxide reductase MsrB, which yields MRKIITIACAVLCCAALAFAVSSGNSGLLPGNVGKELRALPSAPNAAQDNLFDNSKPTLVKFWASWCPLCLATLAETEEWRKDPAFADVNIVSVASPGYLSEKNNSDFIEWYSGLSYPDLPVLLNDGGELTRQIGVAVYPSWALVGTNGKLVKLHKGNLTKEQALMLVNNPDQSLAAAKSFYQPKSDQQEAKVMNAKKIYLAGGCFWGLEAYFERIPGVIDAVSGYANGHTEDPTYQQVVRNNTGHAETVEVTYDADRISLEDILQYYFRVVDPTTLNRQGNDHGTQYRTGVFYTDPAEADIVAAALKAEQEKYSKPLVVENEPLTAFYKAEEYHQDYLAKNPNGYCHIDVSKADIPLENSTTSAQPVSAEEITVDASRYSKPDAETIRQRLGALSYDVTQKNATERAFSHEYDHLFEPGIYVDIVSGEPLFSSADKYDSGCGWPSFTRPIVDEVVTEHDDNAFNMHRVEVRSRVADAHLGHVFNDGPQDKGGLRYCINGASLRFVPLAQMDEQGYGHLKAAVLRGDAVN from the coding sequence ATGCGTAAAATAATCACCATAGCATGCGCCGTACTGTGTTGTGCAGCACTGGCTTTTGCCGTATCTAGCGGTAATTCAGGTTTGTTGCCGGGTAATGTTGGCAAGGAACTACGTGCATTGCCATCCGCACCGAATGCAGCGCAAGATAATCTGTTTGACAACAGCAAGCCGACGCTTGTTAAATTCTGGGCGAGCTGGTGCCCATTGTGCCTTGCAACTTTGGCTGAAACTGAAGAATGGCGTAAAGATCCGGCTTTTGCAGATGTAAATATCGTCAGCGTTGCTTCCCCAGGCTATCTCAGTGAAAAAAATAACAGCGACTTTATCGAATGGTACAGCGGTTTGTCTTATCCTGACTTACCCGTTTTGCTCAATGATGGTGGTGAGCTGACACGCCAGATTGGCGTCGCTGTCTATCCGAGTTGGGCGTTGGTCGGTACTAATGGCAAGCTGGTCAAGTTGCACAAAGGCAACCTCACCAAAGAACAAGCATTGATGCTGGTTAATAACCCGGATCAATCACTTGCCGCAGCTAAATCTTTTTATCAACCTAAATCTGATCAACAAGAGGCAAAAGTAATGAATGCCAAGAAAATCTATCTTGCAGGCGGCTGTTTTTGGGGGCTTGAGGCATATTTCGAGCGTATTCCCGGCGTTATAGACGCTGTTTCCGGCTACGCCAATGGCCATACTGAAGACCCAACTTATCAGCAAGTTGTACGCAATAATACCGGTCATGCGGAAACCGTCGAAGTGACTTATGACGCCGACCGCATCAGCCTTGAAGACATCCTGCAATATTACTTCCGCGTCGTCGATCCGACCACGCTTAATCGTCAGGGCAACGATCACGGTACCCAATACCGCACTGGTGTGTTTTACACTGATCCAGCCGAAGCGGATATCGTCGCTGCTGCGCTGAAAGCAGAGCAGGAAAAATACAGCAAGCCGTTGGTCGTTGAAAATGAACCACTCACTGCTTTCTACAAAGCTGAAGAGTACCATCAGGACTATCTTGCCAAGAACCCGAACGGCTATTGCCACATCGATGTATCAAAAGCAGATATTCCGTTGGAAAATTCAACCACATCAGCCCAACCGGTATCTGCGGAAGAAATCACAGTTGATGCTAGCCGCTACAGCAAGCCAGATGCAGAAACGATTCGTCAGCGCTTGGGAGCATTGTCCTACGATGTGACGCAGAAAAATGCTACTGAGCGTGCATTCAGTCATGAATACGATCACCTGTTCGAGCCGGGTATTTATGTTGATATCGTTAGTGGTGAGCCACTGTTCAGTTCGGCTGACAAGTATGATTCTGGCTGCGGTTGGCCAAGTTTTACTCGCCCGATCGTCGATGAAGTTGTTACCGAGCACGATGACAACGCATTTAACATGCACCGCGTGGAAGTGCGTAGCCGTGTGGCCGATGCGCACCTTGGTCACGTATTCAATGATGGACCGCAAGACAAAGGCGGGTTGCGTTATTGCATCAATGGTGCAAGCTTGCGCTTCGTACCATTGGCGCAAATGGATGAGCAAGGCTATGGTCATTTGAAAGCAGCCGTGCTTCGCGGCGATGCCGTTAACTAA
- the dnaE gene encoding DNA polymerase III subunit alpha, which yields MTTSADFIHLHLHSEFSLSDSILRIAQITKLAQAENASAIALTDRNNLYAAIKFYKKARAAGIKPIIGCDLSLRDEDGSIVQMVLLAQNHRGFVHLCELVSYAYQEDQAQGQVAVNMSRLTQEQCEGLIALSGAMDGDIAALISKGDEVAAEARLHHWQSVFGENYYLQVARLGKPGEQAYMNACQRLGNKLGIAAVATNLACFSSSEDYDVHEARVCISSGYQVEDTRRPHNYTEQNYFTSCADMRETFADAPTLLANSVAIAERCNLELTLGKNVLPDFPIPPGQTIEEYLHEESHRGLELRLEQLFADQAERDAARPIYQKRLDIELGVICDMGFPGYFLIVADFIQWAKDHDIPVGPGRGSGAGSLVAYALKITDLDPLEYDLLFERFLNPERVSMPDFDVDFCMEKRDAVIDYVAQKYGREKVSQIATHGTMAAKAVVRDVGRVLGMSYPVVDGIAKLIPTVLGVTLPDALGRTAKSQEKPDMVSPGLIEQYENNEETRALLDIALKLEGLARNVGKHAGGVVIAPSKISDYSAVYTEHAGGNISSQFDKDDIEAAGLVKFDFLGLRTLTVIDWAVAFVNTSRAREGQPPLDIISLPLDDPKAFALLKSCKTTAVFQLESRGMKELIRKLQPDTFEDIIALVALFRPGPLQSGMVDDFINRKHGLAKVVYPHPALEPILDTTYGVMVYQEQVMQVAQTLASYSLGEADMLRRAMGKKKAEVMDEQRGIFVARAVESGVLQQTATEIFDLMAKFAEYGFNKSHSAAYALLAYQTAWLKAHYPAELMAAVLTSEMDSTDKIVMMIDECQEMGIEVLPPCINRSQYAFSVSEQGEIIYGLGAVKGVGQAAVNVLLDERKAGGEFKSLLDLCQRIDLKKLNKKTLETLVRCGAFDFIEPNRGGLFAAIPQAIKLAEQHHKNQKHHQKDMFGLFTDGGDESATSILDISKDAAWESREQLEYEKEALGLFLSDHPINAVRGVLQDICSYQLGDLAEDIEQWVKPHRRGDGISLRLGGLVTEARKMTSKKGHPMAFITLDDRSGRREISVFGDLANEADHLLQQDAVLIIDAKAEFAHFKDEWRITAQKIWTIEEAQYALLSKIVIDCDHSAGVWEAFCSLLEANQVEDQEQPGAGLTLNFAARDVEAQAELRIPGRFDFDEVRLRQLQDWFGHDRIICKYS from the coding sequence ATGACCACTTCTGCTGACTTTATCCACTTGCACTTACACAGCGAATTTTCGTTGAGTGACAGCATCTTGCGTATTGCGCAAATCACCAAACTTGCTCAAGCCGAAAATGCTTCTGCAATTGCGCTGACTGACCGCAATAATCTTTACGCGGCCATTAAATTCTACAAAAAGGCTCGCGCAGCCGGCATCAAGCCGATTATTGGTTGTGATTTATCACTTCGTGATGAAGATGGCAGCATTGTGCAGATGGTACTGCTTGCGCAAAATCACCGTGGTTTTGTGCACTTGTGCGAATTGGTTAGCTATGCTTATCAAGAAGACCAGGCGCAAGGGCAAGTGGCTGTGAATATGTCGCGCTTGACGCAAGAACAATGCGAAGGGTTAATTGCTCTGAGTGGTGCGATGGATGGTGATATTGCCGCGCTGATCAGCAAGGGTGATGAGGTTGCAGCTGAGGCGCGCTTGCATCATTGGCAATCCGTATTTGGTGAGAATTATTATCTGCAAGTTGCCCGCCTTGGCAAGCCCGGCGAGCAGGCTTATATGAATGCATGTCAGCGCCTTGGCAACAAACTGGGTATTGCTGCAGTCGCGACCAATTTGGCCTGTTTTTCAAGCAGTGAGGACTATGACGTCCATGAAGCGCGGGTGTGTATCAGTAGCGGTTATCAGGTTGAAGATACGCGTAGGCCACACAACTACACCGAGCAAAACTACTTTACCAGCTGCGCGGATATGCGCGAAACCTTTGCGGATGCTCCGACTTTGCTTGCAAACAGTGTGGCAATTGCTGAGCGCTGTAATCTTGAGCTGACACTGGGTAAAAACGTACTGCCCGATTTCCCGATTCCACCGGGGCAGACGATTGAGGAGTACTTGCACGAAGAGTCCCACCGTGGGCTTGAGTTGCGCCTTGAGCAATTATTTGCCGATCAAGCTGAGCGTGATGCGGCGAGGCCTATTTATCAAAAGCGCCTCGATATTGAATTGGGTGTTATCTGCGACATGGGTTTCCCTGGCTACTTCCTGATTGTTGCCGACTTTATCCAATGGGCAAAAGATCACGATATTCCAGTTGGCCCGGGGCGTGGCTCCGGTGCTGGTTCTCTAGTTGCCTACGCGCTAAAGATCACTGACCTTGATCCTCTTGAGTATGACCTGCTCTTTGAGCGCTTCCTTAACCCTGAGCGTGTTTCGATGCCGGATTTCGACGTCGATTTCTGTATGGAAAAGCGCGATGCCGTTATTGATTACGTCGCGCAGAAATACGGTCGTGAAAAAGTGTCGCAGATTGCAACACACGGTACGATGGCTGCGAAAGCGGTGGTGCGTGATGTTGGTCGTGTGTTGGGGATGTCGTATCCGGTAGTGGACGGCATTGCCAAGTTGATTCCTACCGTACTCGGCGTGACCTTGCCAGATGCGCTTGGCCGTACCGCGAAAAGTCAGGAAAAGCCGGATATGGTTTCGCCCGGGTTGATCGAGCAGTACGAGAACAATGAAGAAACCCGTGCATTGCTCGATATTGCACTGAAGCTTGAAGGCTTGGCGCGTAACGTTGGTAAGCACGCCGGTGGTGTGGTTATTGCACCGAGTAAAATCAGTGATTACTCTGCAGTTTATACCGAACACGCCGGCGGCAATATCAGCTCGCAGTTTGATAAAGACGACATTGAAGCAGCCGGATTGGTCAAGTTCGACTTCCTTGGCTTGCGTACCCTAACGGTTATTGATTGGGCGGTGGCGTTCGTCAATACCAGCCGTGCGCGCGAAGGGCAGCCACCGCTCGACATTATTAGCCTACCGCTGGATGACCCGAAGGCGTTTGCCTTGCTCAAGTCGTGCAAGACGACAGCCGTCTTCCAGCTTGAATCGCGCGGTATGAAAGAGCTGATTCGCAAGCTGCAACCGGATACCTTTGAAGACATCATCGCATTGGTGGCACTGTTCCGACCCGGACCTCTGCAATCAGGCATGGTGGATGACTTCATCAACCGTAAGCACGGGCTGGCTAAAGTCGTTTATCCACACCCAGCGCTAGAGCCGATCCTCGATACCACATACGGAGTTATGGTGTATCAGGAGCAGGTTATGCAGGTTGCGCAGACGCTCGCTAGCTATAGCCTCGGTGAAGCGGATATGCTGCGCCGTGCGATGGGTAAGAAAAAAGCGGAAGTTATGGATGAGCAGCGCGGTATCTTCGTTGCACGTGCCGTTGAAAGTGGCGTACTACAACAGACTGCGACCGAAATTTTTGACTTGATGGCGAAATTTGCCGAGTACGGATTTAATAAGTCCCACTCAGCGGCCTATGCCTTGCTTGCCTATCAGACGGCATGGCTAAAAGCACATTATCCGGCTGAGCTGATGGCAGCAGTTTTGACCTCGGAAATGGACTCGACTGATAAGATCGTGATGATGATCGATGAGTGCCAAGAGATGGGCATTGAAGTATTACCGCCATGTATCAACCGTTCTCAGTATGCATTTTCGGTTAGTGAACAAGGCGAAATTATCTATGGTTTGGGTGCAGTCAAGGGCGTTGGTCAAGCAGCGGTTAATGTGCTGCTTGATGAACGCAAGGCGGGTGGCGAATTTAAATCCTTGCTTGATCTGTGTCAGCGAATAGACCTCAAAAAGCTCAATAAAAAAACCCTTGAAACACTTGTCCGCTGTGGCGCATTTGATTTTATCGAGCCTAATCGCGGTGGATTGTTCGCTGCTATTCCGCAGGCGATTAAGCTGGCTGAGCAGCATCATAAGAATCAAAAGCACCACCAAAAAGACATGTTTGGCTTGTTTACTGACGGTGGTGATGAGTCAGCAACCAGTATTCTCGATATATCCAAAGATGCAGCATGGGAAAGCCGTGAGCAGCTGGAGTATGAAAAGGAAGCGCTGGGCTTGTTCTTGAGTGATCACCCAATTAACGCTGTGCGGGGCGTCTTGCAAGATATTTGCAGCTATCAACTCGGCGATCTCGCTGAAGATATTGAGCAATGGGTTAAGCCACACCGTCGTGGCGATGGTATCTCATTGCGGCTGGGTGGCTTGGTGACTGAGGCGCGTAAAATGACCAGTAAAAAGGGTCACCCAATGGCTTTTATTACCCTTGATGATCGCTCAGGGCGAAGAGAAATATCCGTATTTGGTGATTTAGCAAATGAGGCAGATCATCTATTGCAGCAAGATGCAGTGCTCATCATTGATGCCAAGGCAGAATTTGCTCATTTCAAAGATGAATGGCGCATAACTGCGCAAAAAATCTGGACAATCGAAGAAGCGCAGTATGCGCTACTGAGCAAGATCGTGATTGATTGTGATCACAGTGCTGGTGTATGGGAAGCATTTTGTAGTCTGCTTGAAGCTAACCAGGTTGAAGACCAAGAGCAGCCGGGTGCTGGGTTGACGCTCAACTTTGCAGCACGAGATGTTGAGGCGCAAGCAGAGTTGCGCATACCCGGGCGCTTTGATTTTGATGAAGTGCGCTTGAGGCAGCTGCAAGATTGGTTTGGGCATGACCGGATTATTTGTAAGTATTCATGA
- the rnhB gene encoding ribonuclease HII, whose translation MIAGVDEAGRGALIGNVVAAAVILPADYDLPGLTDSKKLTARRREQLFSAICAQAVAWRWAQASAQEIDQFNIHHATLLAMKRAVLALHCTPSEVLVDGKFVPQINIPARAVVGGDRDVPAIAAASIIAKVVRDRQMALLDAIYPHYGLLAHKGYPTKGHITAMQAHGICALHRLSYAPVKMIAAQPTLEL comes from the coding sequence GTGATTGCTGGTGTTGATGAAGCGGGGCGTGGTGCACTGATCGGTAATGTTGTCGCAGCAGCGGTGATTTTGCCTGCAGATTATGATTTACCGGGCCTTACTGACAGTAAAAAGCTTACCGCACGTCGGCGCGAGCAATTATTTAGTGCTATTTGCGCTCAGGCCGTGGCGTGGCGTTGGGCACAAGCATCAGCGCAAGAGATTGATCAGTTCAATATTCACCATGCCACTTTATTGGCAATGAAACGGGCAGTTTTGGCATTGCACTGTACGCCAAGTGAAGTATTGGTCGACGGTAAATTTGTGCCACAAATCAACATACCGGCGCGCGCTGTTGTTGGTGGTGACCGAGACGTCCCCGCGATTGCAGCAGCTTCGATCATTGCCAAAGTGGTGCGTGATCGGCAAATGGCATTGCTTGACGCAATTTACCCACACTATGGCTTGCTTGCACATAAAGGCTACCCAACAAAAGGGCACATTACAGCAATGCAGGCGCATGGTATTTGTGCGCTGCATCGGCTAAGCTATGCGCCCGTTAAAATGATTGCTGCCCAGCCAACGCTTGAACTATGA
- the lpxB gene encoding lipid-A-disaccharide synthase — protein MVQTPRHIAIIAGEQSGDRLGAPLMEALRELWPSVRFTGIGGAMMQNAGLQSLADINRLSVMGLVEVLKHLPDLLRLKSDLLEYWHDDPPDLFIGVDAPDFNLRIAQHMRGRGVTTVHYVSPSLWAWKEKRIEKIKVAVDLVLCLFPFETAVYQRNHVRAVCVGHTLRDRIAPMEKAVAEGQLGLPATLRLGIFPGSRSGEINRLLPVYLCAFAELRQQLPELHGVVSCVLPEFLPTITEQCAGYEGISISDAPSNLLMSACDALLLTSGTITLEAALLERPMVVAYRVQWLTAQIAKRMLKIDRFSLPNLLAGRDVVRECIQDECNSQELASALLPLLADPVSHAAQRTELAAVAAQLPDNVSARAAAAIAALCGGAL, from the coding sequence ATAGTGCAGACACCACGCCATATCGCAATTATCGCCGGTGAACAGTCTGGTGATCGGCTAGGAGCGCCTTTAATGGAGGCCCTGCGTGAGCTGTGGCCGAGTGTGCGTTTTACAGGTATCGGCGGTGCTATGATGCAGAATGCAGGCTTACAGAGCCTTGCCGACATTAACCGCCTTTCGGTGATGGGTTTGGTTGAAGTCTTAAAGCATTTGCCCGATTTATTGCGTCTGAAAAGTGATTTATTGGAATACTGGCATGATGATCCGCCCGATTTATTTATAGGCGTTGATGCGCCGGACTTTAATTTGCGCATCGCACAGCATATGCGTGGTCGTGGGGTGACGACGGTGCATTATGTTAGTCCGTCATTGTGGGCGTGGAAAGAAAAGCGCATTGAAAAAATCAAAGTGGCGGTTGATTTGGTGCTGTGTTTATTCCCATTCGAGACTGCTGTTTATCAGCGTAACCATGTGCGTGCGGTATGCGTTGGCCATACCTTACGCGACCGTATTGCGCCGATGGAAAAAGCTGTAGCCGAAGGGCAGCTTGGTTTGCCTGCGACATTACGCCTGGGCATTTTCCCCGGTTCACGCAGTGGTGAAATCAATCGTCTTTTACCAGTTTATTTATGTGCTTTTGCCGAGTTGCGGCAACAATTGCCCGAGCTACACGGGGTCGTTTCTTGCGTATTGCCTGAATTTTTACCGACCATTACCGAACAGTGTGCAGGATATGAAGGTATCAGTATTAGCGATGCGCCGAGTAATCTCTTGATGAGTGCTTGTGATGCACTGTTATTGACCAGCGGTACAATTACCCTTGAAGCAGCATTGCTTGAGCGACCGATGGTCGTTGCGTATCGCGTACAATGGCTGACGGCACAAATTGCCAAGCGAATGCTTAAAATAGATCGCTTTTCGTTGCCGAACTTGCTTGCTGGACGTGATGTGGTGCGTGAATGTATTCAGGATGAATGCAATAGCCAAGAGTTAGCATCAGCGCTGCTTCCTTTATTGGCTGATCCCGTCAGCCATGCAGCACAGCGTACTGAGCTGGCTGCGGTTGCAGCGCAGCTGCCTGATAATGTCTCAGCGCGAGCTGCGGCTGCCATTGCCGCATTGTGTGGTGGTGCGCTGTGA
- the lpxA gene encoding acyl-ACP--UDP-N-acetylglucosamine O-acyltransferase, whose translation MIHPSAIIDPKAELADDVSVGAYSVIGADVRIDSGTKIGPHVVIEGPTTIGKHNTIYQYASLGAAPQDKKYAGEETWLHIGDHNTIREFCTFNRGTVQDGGTTVVGSNNWIMAYVHIAHDCVIGNHTIFANNASLAGHVHIDDYVVLGGYALVYQFVHIGRLAICAFSSGVKQNVPPYAMVAGMPAKAAGLNLEGMKRQGFESSEVNAIKAAHKLIYRDGLLLKDARLAVNELAKEAPVVQCIADFIAETGKRGLIR comes from the coding sequence ATGATTCACCCCAGCGCAATTATCGACCCAAAGGCTGAGCTTGCTGATGATGTCTCTGTAGGTGCGTATAGTGTGATCGGTGCCGACGTGCGCATCGACAGTGGCACAAAAATTGGCCCACACGTGGTGATTGAAGGGCCAACGACGATTGGTAAACACAATACTATTTATCAATATGCATCGCTTGGTGCCGCACCACAAGATAAAAAATATGCAGGTGAAGAAACATGGTTGCATATTGGTGATCACAATACCATTCGTGAGTTTTGTACTTTTAATCGTGGAACGGTTCAGGATGGTGGTACAACGGTTGTCGGGTCGAATAACTGGATCATGGCCTATGTTCACATTGCTCATGACTGTGTGATTGGCAATCATACTATTTTTGCCAACAATGCTTCACTTGCAGGACATGTGCATATAGATGATTATGTTGTTCTGGGTGGCTATGCTTTGGTTTATCAATTTGTTCATATCGGTCGCCTTGCTATTTGTGCGTTTTCTTCAGGTGTGAAGCAGAATGTACCGCCGTATGCGATGGTTGCCGGGATGCCGGCTAAAGCTGCGGGATTAAATCTCGAAGGTATGAAGCGTCAAGGATTTGAATCGAGTGAAGTCAATGCGATCAAAGCCGCGCACAAACTTATTTATCGTGACGGACTGTTGCTCAAAGACGCGCGTTTGGCTGTCAATGAGCTGGCAAAGGAAGCGCCAGTGGTGCAGTGCATTGCTGATTTTATCGCTGAGACCGGAAAACGCGGCTTGATCCGCTAA
- the fabZ gene encoding 3-hydroxyacyl-ACP dehydratase FabZ — MMDIEEICRYLPHRYPFLLIDRIIEVEAGSHIKALKNVTMNEPYFQGHFPKKPVMPGVLVIEAMAQAAGILGVKSGKKEMGLPDEPEEDGIYFFVGIDKARFRKTVVPGDQLILNVALKGSRRGIWTFDAKATVDDKVVCNAEIMCTAAGKGGA; from the coding sequence ATGATGGATATTGAAGAAATTTGCCGCTATTTGCCGCATCGTTATCCATTTCTGCTGATTGACCGCATCATTGAGGTAGAAGCGGGAAGCCATATCAAGGCGCTAAAAAACGTTACCATGAATGAGCCGTACTTTCAGGGGCACTTTCCTAAGAAGCCGGTTATGCCAGGTGTACTGGTGATTGAAGCGATGGCACAAGCCGCCGGAATCCTCGGCGTTAAATCCGGTAAAAAAGAAATGGGCTTACCTGATGAACCGGAAGAAGACGGTATTTATTTCTTTGTTGGCATTGATAAGGCGCGTTTCCGTAAAACAGTTGTTCCTGGTGATCAATTGATTTTAAACGTTGCACTCAAAGGTTCACGCCGTGGTATTTGGACGTTTGATGCTAAAGCAACAGTGGATGATAAAGTGGTGTGTAATGCAGAAATTATGTGTACTGCGGCAGGTAAGGGCGGTGCGTGA
- the lpxD gene encoding UDP-3-O-(3-hydroxymyristoyl)glucosamine N-acyltransferase, producing MTIKLDDIAKQIGAKLIGDGALVINGAGTIDDGHIGEIGFLAESRYAKYATDTKLSALLVAEEVDTPAAQLVVKDVKTAWKKVAQCFESSAQSIGIHSNAYIADGVKIGEDVSIAAGAVIEAGVSIGDRCVIGANVVIESGVTVGADGYIAAGARLLRKTVIGERAFIDCGAVIGSRGFGYAHTGSRWEAVAQLGGVRIGDDVDIGANTTIDCGAIRDTVLEDGVKLDNLIQVGHNVHIGAHTIIAGNCVIAGSVRFGKHCVVGGASVFAGHIQICDGAQFTGHSSVSKSITKPGLYCSALTVMPHRQWARFVGKLKLFGKEK from the coding sequence ATGACAATTAAACTTGATGATATTGCCAAACAGATTGGCGCAAAGCTCATTGGTGATGGAGCATTAGTGATCAATGGCGCTGGGACAATAGATGATGGTCATATAGGTGAGATCGGCTTTTTGGCAGAATCACGCTATGCTAAATACGCTACTGACACAAAGTTAAGTGCTTTGCTTGTTGCAGAGGAAGTTGATACACCAGCAGCACAGCTGGTTGTGAAAGATGTGAAGACGGCATGGAAAAAAGTTGCGCAGTGCTTTGAGTCGTCGGCTCAATCCATAGGCATTCATTCCAATGCATATATCGCTGATGGCGTTAAAATTGGTGAAGATGTATCTATCGCAGCAGGTGCCGTCATAGAAGCAGGTGTTAGCATAGGTGACCGCTGCGTTATTGGGGCAAATGTTGTCATCGAAAGTGGTGTTACAGTTGGTGCTGATGGCTATATTGCAGCTGGAGCTCGCTTGTTGCGCAAGACAGTTATCGGTGAACGTGCTTTTATTGATTGTGGCGCTGTAATCGGCTCACGCGGCTTTGGCTATGCACATACTGGTAGCCGTTGGGAAGCTGTTGCACAACTTGGTGGTGTGCGTATCGGAGACGATGTTGATATCGGTGCGAATACAACCATTGACTGTGGTGCAATTCGCGATACCGTCCTTGAAGATGGCGTCAAACTCGACAATCTGATTCAGGTCGGCCATAACGTGCATATTGGTGCACATACGATTATTGCCGGTAATTGTGTGATTGCAGGCTCTGTGCGTTTTGGTAAACACTGCGTTGTTGGCGGGGCAAGCGTCTTTGCCGGACATATTCAAATTTGTGATGGCGCGCAGTTCACAGGGCACTCCTCAGTAAGTAAATCCATTACCAAACCCGGATTATATTGCTCAGCTTTGACGGTTATGCCGCACCGCCAATGGGCACGCTTTGTCGGAAAATTAAAATTATTTGGAAAAGAAAAATGA